The segment TCAACTTCATGACGCAAACTTTAACCAAAAAAACTTACTGAAAAAATAAATTAATGTAATGCATAAACAACATCAATTGAAAATTCAATTTTTATTTTTTTGAAGCTTACATTACCGCTACCGTTTCCGTCACCAGATACTTTGTCTTCAGATAATATTGAATTGGAATTGTTGAGCCTATGTTGCATTGGATAAACTAAATTGTTCTGGTCCTTCTCTATGATTGTGATCGCATGACTTATTTTTTCACCAATTGCTTCCGTTAAATAAATGCATTTTTCTTTGGCTGCTTTTATGGCATTAACTTTTAGTTGTTTCCTGAATTCTGTCATCTGTGTATGCCAGACACGTGCAACTCTAAAACTAACTGTTGCTTCATCATTGAGTTTCTCTGCCAGTAGTTGCATTTTACTATTTTCAGAAAATTTTATTTGATAAGAAATGGATGATAATAATTGCGGGTCAGTTTTTTTCTTACGCCACCAATCATCTCCGTTTGCACCTTCAAAAGAGGCGATAGTTATTAGCGAATCAGGAATGCCAACAGATTTGCAATTACGCAAAAAATCCTGTTTGATTGTTTCCAATTCAACTTTTTCTTCTCCCTTTTTTTTATATTCTTTTAGATCTACCTGCACATATATTTCATTTGGCACAATTTCCATTTCTGAAGTACCTGTTACAGTGATCGTTTTTGGATAAGGGTTGCAGGTCGGAAGGTTTTGTGCAACTAAAGTTCTGGTAAAAAGTAAAATGACGACAAAGACGTATAACTGTTTCATGATCAAAGGTTATTTGTGTGATAATTATTGGAAAAATAATGTTTGGAATGTTACCAAATTGTTATCTTGCACGTCCCATCAGGGACGTCAATCAACTTTAACCATGTCAACTTTTTTCGAACGAATTAAGAATTTGAATTTGTTGCGTCGTGTGGTGTACGGTGTTGTTGGTGCAGCTACTTACCCGGGCATTGCCCTCATTAACAAGCTGCAGGTAAATGGCGCAGAACGATTAAAAGATCTTCCTAAACGGAATGTGTTATTTGTAAGTAATCACCAGACCTATTTTGCTGATGTCATCACCTTCCTGCATATCTTTTTTGCAGCGAAATGGGGCAGGTACAAAGGCCTCGGGATTCCTTATTATCTGCTGAATCCCATCACAAAAATTTATTATGTGGCAGCTGCAGAAACCATGAAAGATACATGGCTCACCCGTTTGTTTGCGAGTGCCGGTGCACTCACGGTGAAGCGTACGTGGCGTGCAGAAGGTAAAGAAGTGCAGCGTGGCCTTGATCCGGGGGATACAAGAAAAATTGCAAGAGCGTTGAATGATAGCTGGGTAATTACATTCCCGCAGGGAACAACAAAACCATTTGCTCCCGGTCGTAAAGGAACGGCATACATCATTAAACAGAACCAGCCCATTGTTGTGCCGATTGTGATCAATGGATTTTGGCGTGCATTCAATAAAAAGGGATTGAAGTTTAAAAAGCGAGGAAGCCTTCTTTCTGTTACAATTAAAGAACCAATGAACATTGATTACAATGCTCCTGTTGAAGAAATTCTTGACCAGGTAATGGATGCAATTGAACAAAGTAAGAAATACATGCTCAAAGGAAAACACCACCTGATGAGCGTGATCGATAAATAATTCTGGCAGCAGACCAAACAAAAGGATGAATAACGATTCATCCTTTTTTGTTTTTAAGCCATGCCGGAATGGGTTGTACTACTTGTATTATTCACTAACTTTAAAATTGCCAAAAACTACTGCATGTATCACGCAACGAGGAAAAAAGTACATATCCTTCTTCACCCGGAGCTGGGTGAAACCAAATGGGATAAGACCGTTAATGCATTTATTATCTTTCTCATTATATCAAATGTGTTAGTGGTTATTCTTGAAACGGTACCATCGTTACATGATAAATACCTGACATTCTTTTATTACTTCGATCTGATCTCCGTGATCATTTTTACAATTGAGTATGTATTGCGGGTATGGAGTTCTGATCATGATCCCCGGTATAAACATACTTTTTTCGGACGCATCAAATATATGTTTTCGGCTGAAGGGTTGATCGATCTGCTGGCAATACTTCCTTTTTATGTGCATGTTATTGTTGGGCTTGATCTGCGGATGCTGCGTATTCTTCGCCTGCTTCGTTTTTTACGTCTGTTCAGGCTCACGGCTTATATGAAGTCGGCAAAAATGATCAGGAATGTATTTGTAAAAAGGGCAAGCGATCTGAAGCTGAGTGTGGTGCTTATTCTTATCCTTATCATTATCGCATCCAGTATAATGTATTTTGCTGAACACACTGCGCAGCCCACTGTTTTCTCCAGCATACCTGCAACACTATGGTATGCTATTGTAACGCTCACCACTGTTGGTTTTGGTGATATGATACCTGTTACAATAATCGGAAAAGTAATGACAGGTGTCATCATGCTGAGTGGCGTTGCCATCTTTGCTTTACCCGCAGGGATTATAACAGCAGGCTTCCTGGAAGAGGTGCAGCACCTGCG is part of the Lacibacter sediminis genome and harbors:
- a CDS encoding SIMPL domain-containing protein (The SIMPL domain is named for its presence in mouse protein SIMPL (signalling molecule that associates with mouse pelle-like kinase). Bacterial member BP26, from Brucella, was shown to assemble into a channel-like structure, while YggE from E. coli has been associated with resistance to oxidative stress.), with product MKQLYVFVVILLFTRTLVAQNLPTCNPYPKTITVTGTSEMEIVPNEIYVQVDLKEYKKKGEEKVELETIKQDFLRNCKSVGIPDSLITIASFEGANGDDWWRKKKTDPQLLSSISYQIKFSENSKMQLLAEKLNDEATVSFRVARVWHTQMTEFRKQLKVNAIKAAKEKCIYLTEAIGEKISHAITIIEKDQNNLVYPMQHRLNNSNSILSEDKVSGDGNGSGNVSFKKIKIEFSIDVVYALH
- a CDS encoding lysophospholipid acyltransferase family protein, whose product is MSTFFERIKNLNLLRRVVYGVVGAATYPGIALINKLQVNGAERLKDLPKRNVLFVSNHQTYFADVITFLHIFFAAKWGRYKGLGIPYYLLNPITKIYYVAAAETMKDTWLTRLFASAGALTVKRTWRAEGKEVQRGLDPGDTRKIARALNDSWVITFPQGTTKPFAPGRKGTAYIIKQNQPIVVPIVINGFWRAFNKKGLKFKKRGSLLSVTIKEPMNIDYNAPVEEILDQVMDAIEQSKKYMLKGKHHLMSVIDK
- a CDS encoding ion transporter, coding for MYHATRKKVHILLHPELGETKWDKTVNAFIIFLIISNVLVVILETVPSLHDKYLTFFYYFDLISVIIFTIEYVLRVWSSDHDPRYKHTFFGRIKYMFSAEGLIDLLAILPFYVHVIVGLDLRMLRILRLLRFLRLFRLTAYMKSAKMIRNVFVKRASDLKLSVVLILILIIIASSIMYFAEHTAQPTVFSSIPATLWYAIVTLTTVGFGDMIPVTIIGKVMTGVIMLSGVAIFALPAGIITAGFLEEVQHLRGKKTIKCPHCGESFHLEQQHHEH